The following proteins are co-located in the Billgrantia tianxiuensis genome:
- a CDS encoding DUF2200 domain-containing protein yields the protein MSGHRIFSTPFAAVYPMYVEKAKRKGRTQEEVDRVICWLTGYDHAGLQLQIEQEADFETFFSQAPAMNPRSSLIKGVVCGVRVEEVTDPLMKKIRQLDKLVDELAKGKPIEKILRQ from the coding sequence ATGTCAGGGCATCGAATCTTCTCGACACCTTTCGCGGCGGTGTATCCCATGTATGTGGAAAAGGCCAAGCGCAAAGGTCGCACGCAAGAGGAGGTGGATCGCGTTATTTGCTGGCTTACCGGCTATGACCACGCTGGCTTACAGCTTCAGATAGAACAGGAAGCTGATTTTGAAACCTTCTTTTCTCAGGCGCCAGCGATGAATCCACGCAGCTCACTGATCAAGGGCGTAGTTTGCGGTGTCCGCGTCGAAGAGGTTACGGATCCACTGATGAAGAAGATCCGCCAGTTGGACAAGCTTGTCGATGAACTCGCCAAAGGCAAGCCCATCGAAAAGATTCTAAGGCAATGA
- a CDS encoding VOC family protein, whose amino-acid sequence MSDAKNTRATVIPCLRYRDAPAAIEWLCQAFGFEKQFVAANEDGTIAHAQLTFGNGMIMLGSATDSEFGHLMKQPDEIGGAETQCAYLVVSDADAIYTRAKAAGAQIAIEIKDEDYGGRGFSCRDPEGHLWNFGTYDPW is encoded by the coding sequence ATGAGTGATGCAAAAAACACACGAGCCACGGTGATCCCATGCCTGCGTTATCGAGATGCTCCCGCCGCCATCGAATGGCTCTGCCAGGCATTCGGCTTCGAGAAGCAGTTCGTTGCCGCCAACGAGGATGGCACCATTGCCCATGCCCAACTGACGTTCGGCAACGGAATGATCATGTTGGGCTCGGCCACGGACAGCGAATTCGGGCATCTGATGAAACAGCCGGATGAAATCGGTGGCGCAGAGACGCAGTGTGCCTATCTCGTCGTCTCGGACGCCGATGCCATCTATACCCGAGCCAAAGCGGCCGGTGCCCAGATTGCCATCGAGATCAAGGACGAGGATTACGGCGGGCGGGGTTTCAGCTGCCGCGACCCGGAAGGCCATTTATGGAACTTCGGCACCTACGACCCTTGGTAA
- a CDS encoding vWA domain-containing protein: MFIGLFETLKRAGVPVSLRELLDLHAVVERGVVFADMEAFYQVARTVMVKDERHFDRFDRAFAAWFDGLENLDAAIEALIPDDWLRREFEKQLSEEEKAQIESLGGLEKLIETFKQRLEEQKERHAGGNKWIGTGGTSPFGAYGYNPEGIRIGQEGSRHRRAVKVWDERRFRDYDDSLELGTRNIKMALRRLRKFARQGAAEEFDVDATIRDTARDAGLLNVRMRPERHNAVKVLLFLDVGGSMDDHIRVCEELFSAARSEFKHLEHYYFHNCLYEGVWRNNYRRTSERIPTMDVLHTYGRDYQVVIVGDAAMSPYEVTHPGGSVEHFNEEAGAVWLQRLADKFPRLAWLNPMPPRAWEYTHSTQLIRQLIDDRMYPMTLEGLENAMRDLAR; this comes from the coding sequence ATGTTCATCGGCCTGTTCGAAACCCTCAAGCGCGCCGGCGTGCCGGTGTCGCTGCGCGAGCTGCTCGACCTGCATGCGGTGGTCGAGCGCGGCGTAGTATTCGCCGACATGGAGGCGTTCTACCAGGTCGCGCGCACCGTGATGGTCAAGGACGAGCGCCATTTCGACCGCTTCGATCGCGCCTTTGCCGCCTGGTTCGACGGCCTGGAAAATCTCGATGCCGCCATCGAGGCGCTGATTCCCGACGACTGGCTGCGCCGTGAATTCGAGAAGCAGCTCTCCGAGGAGGAGAAGGCGCAGATCGAGTCGCTGGGCGGGCTGGAAAAACTGATCGAAACCTTCAAGCAGCGCCTGGAGGAACAGAAGGAGCGCCACGCCGGCGGCAACAAGTGGATCGGCACAGGTGGCACCAGCCCCTTTGGCGCCTATGGCTATAACCCCGAAGGCATTCGCATCGGCCAGGAGGGCTCGCGCCACCGCCGCGCAGTGAAGGTATGGGACGAGCGCCGCTTCCGCGACTACGACGACTCCCTCGAACTCGGCACGCGCAACATCAAGATGGCACTGCGCCGGCTGCGCAAGTTCGCCCGCCAGGGCGCGGCGGAAGAGTTCGACGTCGATGCTACCATCCGCGACACCGCCCGCGACGCCGGCCTGCTCAACGTGCGCATGCGCCCGGAGCGCCACAACGCGGTGAAGGTGCTGCTGTTCCTCGACGTGGGCGGCTCCATGGACGATCACATCCGCGTCTGCGAGGAGCTGTTCTCCGCTGCCCGTTCGGAGTTCAAGCACCTGGAGCACTACTATTTTCACAACTGCTTGTACGAAGGTGTCTGGCGCAACAACTACCGGCGCACCAGCGAGCGCATCCCCACCATGGACGTGCTGCATACCTACGGCCGCGACTATCAGGTAGTGATCGTCGGCGATGCCGCCATGTCGCCCTACGAGGTGACCCATCCCGGCGGTAGCGTGGAGCATTTCAACGAAGAGGCCGGTGCCGTATGGCTCCAGCGCCTGGCCGACAAGTTCCCCCGCCTGGCCTGGCTCAACCCCATGCCACCGCGAGCCTGGGAGTACACCCACTCCACCCAGTTGATCCGTCAATTGATCGACGACCGCATGTACCCCATGACCCTGGAAGGGCTCGAGAATGCCATGCGCGACCTGGCGCGCTAA
- a CDS encoding sterol desaturase family protein — MSEILLLHEPLIRLGIFLLVLAAMALWEFRAARREQRIRRWQRWPGNLSILVLDTLAVRLLFPLAAVGAALVAAERGWGLFHLLSAPLWLALPLSVLLLDAAIYFQHRLFHAVPWLWRLHRMHHADLEFDVTTGLRFHPLEILISMAIKVAVVTLLGAPAVAVLIFEVLLNATSMFNHGNVRLPEWLDRRLRLIVVTPDMHRVHHSIVRRETDSNFGFNLPWWDRLFGTYRDQPGAGHLGMTLGIEAFRDPRELRLDRMLIQPLLNPKPSTAQSGGQEPQG; from the coding sequence ATGAGCGAGATACTACTGCTTCACGAACCGCTCATCCGCCTTGGTATCTTCCTGCTGGTGCTCGCGGCGATGGCGCTGTGGGAATTCCGCGCCGCGCGCCGTGAGCAGCGGATACGGCGCTGGCAGCGCTGGCCCGGCAACCTGTCGATCCTGGTGCTGGATACGCTGGCCGTGCGCCTGCTCTTTCCCCTGGCGGCGGTAGGGGCTGCCCTGGTGGCCGCCGAGCGTGGCTGGGGGCTGTTCCATCTGCTCTCGGCGCCGCTGTGGCTGGCGCTGCCGCTCTCGGTGCTGCTGCTGGACGCGGCGATCTATTTCCAGCATCGACTGTTCCATGCCGTGCCCTGGCTGTGGCGCCTGCACCGCATGCACCACGCGGACCTCGAGTTCGACGTGACCACCGGACTGCGTTTCCATCCGCTGGAGATCCTTATCTCAATGGCCATCAAAGTTGCCGTGGTGACGCTGCTGGGGGCGCCTGCCGTGGCGGTGCTGATCTTCGAGGTCCTGCTCAATGCCACTTCCATGTTCAATCATGGCAATGTGCGCCTGCCCGAGTGGCTCGACCGCCGGCTGCGCCTCATCGTGGTCACGCCAGACATGCATCGCGTTCATCACTCCATCGTGCGCCGCGAAACCGACAGCAACTTCGGCTTCAACCTGCCCTGGTGGGACCGGCTGTTCGGCACCTACCGCGACCAGCCCGGCGCCGGGCACCTCGGCATGACGCTCGGCATCGAAGCGTTCCGCGACCCCCGCGAGCTGAGGCTGGACCGCATGCTGATCCAGCCCCTGCTGAATCCCAAGCCATCTACCGCACAGAGCGGAGGGCAGGAGCCGCAGGGTTAG
- a CDS encoding metallophosphoesterase, giving the protein MRLRVLSDLHLEHFDEGRELPDVAADVVILAGDIHRHAEGLAWAAVRFAGLPILYVPGNHEFYGSCMPLLRQALAAEAERLGIHLLDNRSLTLGGVRFHGTTLWTDFALYADDPVFDPALTEEKARWLMPDFSIIEQPEGETFSPAESQRLHTEALAWLAVELAKPFDGPRVVISHHAPLAECIPPRYRGDALSPAFASHLPAMMGRMDLWIHGHVHEPVDSEVNGTRVLANPGGYPGEFEPPLFVPDLIIDV; this is encoded by the coding sequence ATGCGACTCAGGGTGCTGTCGGATCTGCATCTGGAACATTTCGATGAAGGACGCGAGTTGCCGGACGTGGCGGCGGACGTCGTCATTCTTGCCGGTGACATCCACCGCCATGCGGAGGGGCTTGCCTGGGCCGCGGTGCGTTTCGCCGGGCTGCCGATCCTCTACGTGCCGGGCAACCACGAGTTCTATGGCAGCTGCATGCCGTTGCTGCGTCAGGCGCTGGCCGCAGAGGCCGAGCGGCTGGGCATTCATCTGCTCGACAATCGTTCTCTCACGCTGGGTGGCGTGCGCTTCCATGGCACCACCCTTTGGACCGACTTTGCGCTTTATGCCGATGACCCTGTCTTCGACCCGGCGCTGACCGAAGAGAAGGCGCGCTGGTTGATGCCGGATTTCAGCATCATTGAACAGCCGGAAGGGGAGACTTTCAGTCCGGCCGAAAGCCAGCGGTTGCATACTGAAGCCCTGGCTTGGCTGGCGGTGGAGCTGGCCAAGCCCTTCGACGGGCCTCGGGTGGTGATCAGCCATCACGCGCCATTGGCGGAGTGCATTCCGCCGCGCTACCGCGGCGATGCGCTGTCGCCGGCTTTTGCCTCGCATCTGCCAGCCATGATGGGACGCATGGATCTATGGATTCACGGTCACGTGCACGAGCCGGTGGATAGCGAAGTCAATGGCACGCGGGTACTGGCCAACCCGGGGGGCTACCCCGGGGAGTTCGAGCCGCCCCTGTTCGTGCCGGATCTGATCATCGATGTCTGA
- a CDS encoding NAD(P)-dependent oxidoreductase — protein MTQPRLGFIGIGLMGDPMTRRLLEAGFAVTVWNRTPAKAEPLREAGATLAGSIGELVANVDVVLLCLANTTVVEEVVFGEGGVAAHGRAGQRLVDLSSSDPAATRSFAERLEEECGMRWVDAPVSGGVAGAEAGSLAIMCGGAEADVDAVRPLLAPLSARVTHMGPVGAGQVTKVCNQMIVGCQAAVIAEMVALAEASGVDASRLTEALAGGFADSKPFQILTPRMAASEFDSPAWHLRTLLKDLDLALAQSQRAGSATPMSGLAAQLMRAHVNHGHAEHDPATLVEAYRRKKA, from the coding sequence ATGACACAGCCCCGCCTCGGCTTCATCGGCATCGGTCTGATGGGCGACCCCATGACGCGCCGCCTGCTCGAAGCCGGCTTTGCCGTCACGGTATGGAACCGCACCCCCGCCAAGGCCGAGCCTCTGCGCGAGGCCGGCGCCACGCTCGCCGGCTCCATCGGTGAGTTGGTGGCAAACGTAGACGTGGTACTGCTGTGCCTGGCCAACACCACCGTGGTGGAAGAGGTGGTGTTCGGCGAGGGCGGCGTAGCGGCGCATGGCCGCGCGGGCCAGCGCCTGGTCGACCTCTCCAGCAGCGACCCGGCGGCAACGCGCAGCTTTGCCGAGCGGTTGGAAGAAGAGTGTGGCATGCGCTGGGTGGATGCACCGGTTTCCGGTGGCGTGGCGGGGGCCGAGGCCGGCAGCCTGGCGATTATGTGCGGCGGTGCGGAAGCGGACGTCGACGCCGTACGCCCCCTACTCGCCCCGCTCTCGGCGCGGGTCACACACATGGGCCCGGTGGGTGCCGGCCAGGTCACCAAGGTGTGCAACCAGATGATCGTCGGCTGCCAGGCGGCGGTGATCGCCGAGATGGTGGCCCTGGCCGAGGCCAGCGGTGTGGACGCCAGCCGCCTGACCGAGGCGCTGGCCGGCGGCTTCGCCGATTCCAAGCCGTTCCAGATCCTCACTCCGCGCATGGCGGCGAGCGAGTTCGACAGCCCGGCCTGGCACCTGCGCACCCTGCTCAAGGATCTCGACCTGGCGCTGGCCCAGAGTCAACGCGCCGGCAGCGCCACGCCCATGAGCGGTCTTGCCGCACAACTGATGCGCGCCCATGTCAATCATGGCCACGCCGAGCACGACCCGGCGACGCTGGTGGAAGCATACCGCCGGAAGAAAGCCTAA
- a CDS encoding hemerythrin domain-containing protein, translated as MTVQNTTTSAQDVVDILTIDHREMEDLLDQIQRSPDAEQRRDLTDTLIAEVMRHSVAEEMYVYPAMEKRIPDGKEEAEHDREEHDEIVQVMKQLEDADAAEPAFLDRVHKLDELLRHHAKDEEADQFPKMREHIPGEDLVELGRKVEKAKQLAPTRPHPSAPHSELFHKTVGPGVGMIDRLRDQLSGRMTG; from the coding sequence ATGACCGTGCAGAACACCACCACGTCCGCCCAGGACGTCGTCGACATTCTCACTATCGATCATCGCGAAATGGAGGATCTGCTCGACCAGATCCAGCGCTCGCCCGATGCCGAACAGCGTCGCGACCTGACCGATACGCTGATTGCCGAGGTAATGCGTCACTCCGTTGCCGAGGAGATGTATGTCTACCCGGCCATGGAAAAGCGTATCCCAGACGGGAAAGAGGAAGCCGAGCACGACAGGGAGGAACACGACGAGATCGTGCAGGTGATGAAGCAGTTGGAAGATGCCGATGCCGCCGAACCAGCCTTTCTGGATCGCGTGCACAAGCTAGACGAGCTGCTACGCCACCACGCCAAGGACGAGGAAGCCGACCAGTTTCCCAAGATGCGCGAGCACATCCCCGGCGAAGACCTTGTCGAACTAGGCAGGAAGGTGGAAAAAGCCAAGCAACTGGCACCGACCCGCCCCCACCCCAGCGCGCCCCACTCTGAGCTGTTCCACAAGACCGTGGGCCCCGGCGTCGGCATGATCGACCGCCTGCGCGACCAGCTCAGTGGCAGAATGACAGGCTAA
- a CDS encoding AAA family ATPase → MAFDSTSTYVATDALKQAVNAAVTLERPLLIKGEPGTGKTLLAEELANSLGTQLITWHIKSTTKAAQGLYEYDAVSRLRDSQLGVEGVENVENYIKPGKLWEAFTADERVVLLIDEIDKADIEFPNDLLQELDRMEFHVYETGETVRARHRPIIVITSNNEKELPDAFLRRCFFHYIEFPDRETMAAIVDVHFPDIAPKLVSQALEVFFDLRQAPGLKKKPSTSELVDWLKLLMADELAREALYHRDPVKAIPPLAGALVKNEQDTQLLERLAFMMRRQGNQRR, encoded by the coding sequence ATGGCTTTCGATTCGACCTCTACCTACGTGGCTACCGATGCCTTGAAGCAAGCGGTAAACGCCGCCGTGACCCTGGAGCGGCCGCTGCTGATCAAGGGCGAGCCGGGCACCGGCAAGACCCTGCTGGCCGAGGAGCTGGCGAACTCGCTGGGCACTCAACTGATCACCTGGCACATCAAGTCCACCACCAAGGCCGCTCAAGGACTCTACGAGTACGACGCAGTAAGCCGTCTTCGCGACTCTCAGCTCGGCGTCGAAGGCGTGGAGAACGTCGAGAACTACATCAAGCCCGGCAAGCTGTGGGAAGCCTTCACCGCCGATGAGCGCGTGGTGCTGCTGATCGACGAGATCGACAAGGCCGACATCGAATTCCCCAACGACCTGCTCCAGGAGCTGGATCGCATGGAGTTCCATGTCTACGAGACCGGCGAGACCGTTCGCGCTCGTCACCGGCCGATCATCGTGATCACCTCGAACAATGAGAAGGAGCTGCCCGACGCCTTCCTGCGCCGCTGCTTCTTCCACTACATCGAGTTTCCCGACCGCGAGACCATGGCCGCCATTGTCGACGTGCACTTCCCCGACATTGCGCCGAAGCTGGTCAGCCAGGCGCTCGAGGTGTTCTTCGACCTGCGCCAGGCGCCGGGGCTGAAGAAGAAGCCCTCCACCTCCGAGCTGGTGGACTGGCTGAAGCTGCTGATGGCCGACGAACTGGCCCGCGAAGCGCTTTACCACCGCGATCCCGTAAAAGCGATTCCGCCACTGGCCGGCGCCCTGGTGAAGAACGAGCAGGATACCCAACTGCTCGAACGGCTGGCGTTCATGATGCGTCGCCAAGGCAACCAGAGGCGCTAA
- a CDS encoding DUF3307 domain-containing protein: MNADLSLLLGLVLVHLLGDFALQPSRWVEARLVRKVRSPQLYLHAALHGGLALTVLSAATLSRSTGASWGVVLGGAAMIAVSHAVIDLGKAYLSPTKLRWFMLDQALHLLVLLGVWLAWLGHWQPLIAFWQWLFTPPVLGIVVAYMLVTRPLSIVIALVIQRWSAQIDNPGTLIAAGARIGMAERVLVLTLVLLDQLTAIGFLLAAKSVLRFGELRGAQDRKLTEYVLMGTLLSVSTAMVLGLLIRLVVQGS, translated from the coding sequence ATGAACGCCGATCTCTCGCTACTGCTGGGGCTGGTGCTGGTCCATTTGCTCGGTGACTTCGCCTTGCAGCCAAGCCGCTGGGTCGAGGCTCGCCTTGTGCGCAAGGTGCGCTCCCCCCAGCTCTACCTGCACGCGGCACTCCATGGCGGTTTGGCCCTGACGGTACTGAGCGCGGCCACCCTGAGCCGCTCAACCGGCGCGTCCTGGGGCGTGGTTCTGGGTGGGGCGGCGATGATCGCCGTGAGCCATGCCGTCATCGATCTCGGCAAGGCCTACCTGTCGCCGACAAAGCTACGTTGGTTCATGCTCGACCAGGCGCTGCATCTGCTGGTGCTGCTGGGCGTGTGGCTGGCCTGGCTGGGTCACTGGCAGCCGCTGATTGCGTTCTGGCAATGGCTGTTCACGCCCCCGGTGCTCGGCATCGTCGTTGCCTACATGCTCGTCACCCGCCCCCTGTCGATCGTCATTGCCCTGGTGATACAACGCTGGAGCGCGCAGATCGACAATCCGGGCACGCTCATCGCTGCCGGAGCACGCATCGGCATGGCCGAGCGCGTACTGGTACTGACCCTGGTGCTGCTCGATCAATTGACCGCCATCGGCTTCCTGCTGGCTGCCAAGTCGGTGCTGCGCTTCGGAGAACTGCGCGGCGCACAGGATCGCAAGCTGACAGAATACGTGCTGATGGGTACCTTGCTCAGCGTCTCGACCGCCATGGTACTCGGCTTGTTGATACGGCTGGTGGTACAGGGGAGCTGA
- a CDS encoding GFA family protein yields the protein MPIQHCHCRTCQKAHASAFASTAGVMREHFRWLAGDEVRAFVESSPGKKRWFCRACGSHLVAEREGLPHVIVRVATLDADPGARPEAHIWTSHDSPWLAYEGLPSYQEWPPER from the coding sequence ATGCCGATACAGCACTGTCATTGCCGTACGTGCCAGAAGGCGCATGCGTCGGCATTTGCATCCACGGCGGGTGTCATGCGCGAGCATTTTCGTTGGCTTGCGGGGGATGAGGTGCGGGCTTTTGTCGAGTCCTCTCCCGGCAAGAAACGCTGGTTCTGTCGCGCTTGCGGTTCGCACCTTGTCGCCGAGCGCGAAGGGCTGCCGCACGTCATCGTGCGAGTCGCTACGCTGGACGCCGATCCGGGGGCTCGGCCGGAAGCTCACATTTGGACTTCCCACGATTCACCCTGGTTGGCATACGAGGGGCTGCCTTCATACCAGGAGTGGCCGCCGGAGCGGTAA
- a CDS encoding Lrp/AsnC family transcriptional regulator: MRDRPSHSVPVAATELDRIDKRILKTLQQDASISNVALAAEVNLSPPACLRRVERLKQEGLIRGIVAHLDPERLNAGMVVLIGVVLDRSTPESFAAFEEAAQRVTGCMECHVVTGEFDYFMLVRTRDSQSFNKLHAEQLLYLPGVRQIRSFMGLKEVVSTHQVPL, translated from the coding sequence TTGCGTGACAGACCCTCTCATTCCGTGCCGGTCGCCGCTACCGAGCTGGATCGTATCGACAAGCGCATCCTCAAGACGCTGCAACAGGACGCCTCGATCTCCAACGTGGCACTGGCGGCCGAAGTGAATCTCAGCCCACCCGCCTGCCTGCGGCGCGTCGAGCGGCTAAAGCAGGAAGGCTTGATTCGAGGCATCGTCGCGCATCTCGATCCCGAACGACTCAATGCCGGCATGGTGGTATTGATTGGGGTGGTGCTGGATCGCTCGACGCCGGAATCTTTCGCCGCCTTCGAGGAAGCCGCGCAGCGTGTCACCGGCTGCATGGAGTGCCATGTCGTCACTGGCGAGTTCGACTACTTCATGCTGGTCAGAACCCGTGATAGTCAGAGCTTCAACAAGCTGCACGCCGAGCAGCTACTGTACCTGCCCGGAGTGCGCCAGATTCGTTCGTTCATGGGTTTGAAAGAGGTGGTATCGACCCACCAGGTACCACTGTAG
- a CDS encoding GNAT family N-acetyltransferase, whose translation MSETALHTCQGSAIEPRLEELAHLRITVFRDFPYLYDGSFEYEANYLRRYAECPESLFVLAEDGDALVGAATGMPLAEDVEEFRTPFEQAGFDIGSVFYYGESVLLPSYRGRGIGKAFLAERERHAAKRGFSTVAFCAVERPDDHPLKPEGYVPLHGFWRSQGYERHPELATTFRWKDIGEPEETDKPMVFWLKSLG comes from the coding sequence ATGAGCGAAACCGCATTGCATACCTGCCAGGGCAGCGCCATCGAGCCACGGCTGGAGGAACTGGCTCATCTGCGCATCACCGTGTTCCGTGATTTTCCCTATCTCTACGACGGCAGCTTCGAGTATGAGGCCAACTACCTGCGCCGCTATGCCGAGTGTCCCGAAAGCCTGTTCGTGCTGGCCGAGGATGGCGATGCCTTGGTAGGTGCCGCCACGGGCATGCCGCTGGCCGAGGACGTCGAAGAGTTCCGCACACCGTTCGAGCAGGCCGGCTTCGATATCGGCAGCGTGTTCTACTACGGCGAGTCGGTACTGCTGCCGAGCTACCGCGGCCGGGGTATCGGCAAGGCCTTCCTCGCCGAGCGCGAGCGTCATGCGGCCAAGCGGGGCTTTTCCACCGTGGCGTTCTGCGCCGTGGAGCGCCCCGACGACCATCCGCTGAAACCAGAGGGCTACGTGCCGCTGCACGGCTTCTGGCGCTCACAGGGCTACGAGCGGCATCCGGAACTTGCCACCACCTTCCGCTGGAAGGACATCGGCGAGCCGGAGGAGACCGACAAGCCGATGGTGTTCTGGCTGAAGTCTTTGGGGTGA
- a CDS encoding N-acetylmuramoyl-L-alanine amidase, with amino-acid sequence MPKRWATLLGIAMAGVWLAGCAAPEHLERRDGYVVDHTHVSPSHTSRVRHLVIHYTDVDEAESLSVLTGPHVSAHYILPLPARDHRGQPLVYQLVDEERRAWHAGASAWRGRTNINDTSIGIEIVNTGPDRPYAEVERLLEEDPEASVEIQWTPYPEAQIEALIALSRDIIERHDIHPTDVVAHSDIAPTRKIDPGPHFPWRQLHEAGIGVWPEEDTVARWQARFEAQAVPLATLQQALRSWGYRLETTGELDRETRAVLRAFQMRFRPADYRGRPDAETAAILWALLEEYRPAALEELKSPLRNS; translated from the coding sequence ATGCCGAAGCGCTGGGCCACCTTGTTGGGCATCGCCATGGCGGGCGTTTGGCTCGCCGGCTGCGCCGCCCCGGAACACCTCGAGCGGCGCGACGGCTACGTGGTGGATCACACCCACGTATCACCCTCGCACACCAGCCGCGTGCGCCACCTGGTGATCCACTACACCGACGTCGACGAGGCCGAATCGCTGTCCGTGCTCACCGGCCCCCATGTCAGCGCCCACTACATACTGCCGTTGCCGGCGCGCGACCACCGCGGCCAACCATTGGTCTATCAACTGGTCGACGAGGAGCGCCGCGCCTGGCACGCCGGCGCCAGCGCCTGGAGGGGCCGCACCAACATCAACGACACCTCGATCGGCATCGAGATCGTCAATACCGGACCCGACCGCCCCTATGCCGAGGTGGAACGGCTGCTGGAAGAGGACCCGGAGGCGTCGGTGGAGATCCAATGGACACCCTACCCCGAGGCACAGATCGAGGCGTTGATCGCCCTCTCCCGCGACATCATCGAACGCCACGACATCCACCCCACCGACGTGGTGGCCCACTCCGACATCGCGCCGACACGCAAGATCGACCCTGGCCCGCATTTTCCCTGGCGCCAACTCCATGAAGCCGGCATCGGCGTATGGCCGGAGGAAGACACCGTGGCCCGCTGGCAGGCCCGTTTCGAAGCCCAGGCCGTGCCACTCGCCACCCTTCAGCAAGCGCTCAGAAGCTGGGGATATCGGCTGGAGACGACCGGCGAGCTGGACCGTGAGACTCGCGCCGTGCTGCGCGCCTTCCAGATGCGCTTCCGCCCGGCCGACTATCGCGGGCGGCCGGATGCCGAAACCGCCGCGATTCTCTGGGCGCTGCTTGAGGAGTATCGTCCGGCAGCACTGGAGGAACTCAAGTCGCCGTTACGAAACAGTTAA
- the nhaD gene encoding sodium:proton antiporter NhaD, translating to MPFGCSTSVRLRSFRGPALLLLVVALVLTSPLAHAATGPLVLTNSMVGFVAVVLFVLAYALVMAEEKLHMRKSKPVLVAAGLIWFMIGWVYVQAGMPDEAEHAFRETLLEFTELMLFLLVAMTYINAMEERRVFDALRAWMVRKGFSYRQLFWLTGGLAFVISPVADNLTTAMLMCAVVIKVAEGDKRFINLACINIVVAANAGGAFSPFGDITTLMVWQAGMLQFYEFFALLVPSLVNFLVPAVAMSLFIGNRRPDGVEEEIDLKRGARRIIALFLLTVATAVACHSLLHLPPVLGMMTGLGYLQFFGYYLRRTLPRSLERKRERYTRAGDERRLAQLGSVVPFDVFNRVARAEWDTLLFFYGVVMCVGGLGFLGYLSLVSELLYNGWDATWANIALGLVSAVVDNIPVMFAVLTMQPEMSHGHWLLITLTAGVGGSLLSIGSAAGVALMGQARGYYTFAGHLRWTPVIALGYAASILVHLWLNAASFHVMQ from the coding sequence ATGCCCTTCGGCTGTTCCACCTCCGTCAGGCTCCGGTCTTTCCGTGGCCCGGCCTTGCTGTTGCTCGTGGTTGCCCTTGTCCTCACAAGCCCGCTAGCGCACGCCGCTACCGGACCGCTCGTATTGACCAATTCCATGGTCGGCTTCGTCGCCGTCGTGCTGTTCGTGCTCGCCTATGCACTGGTAATGGCCGAAGAGAAACTTCACATGCGCAAATCCAAGCCGGTGCTGGTCGCGGCCGGTTTGATCTGGTTCATGATCGGCTGGGTCTACGTGCAGGCCGGCATGCCCGACGAGGCTGAGCATGCCTTCCGCGAAACCCTGCTCGAGTTCACCGAGCTGATGCTGTTCCTGCTGGTGGCGATGACTTATATCAACGCCATGGAGGAGCGCCGGGTGTTCGATGCGCTGCGTGCCTGGATGGTGCGCAAGGGCTTCAGCTATCGCCAGTTGTTCTGGTTGACCGGCGGGCTCGCCTTCGTGATCTCACCAGTGGCCGACAACCTGACCACCGCCATGCTGATGTGTGCCGTGGTGATCAAGGTGGCCGAGGGCGACAAGCGCTTCATCAACCTGGCCTGCATCAACATCGTGGTGGCGGCCAATGCCGGTGGCGCCTTCAGCCCCTTCGGCGATATCACCACGCTGATGGTGTGGCAGGCCGGCATGCTGCAGTTCTACGAGTTCTTCGCCCTGCTGGTTCCATCGCTGGTCAATTTCCTGGTGCCGGCGGTGGCCATGAGCCTGTTCATCGGCAACCGCAGGCCGGACGGCGTCGAGGAGGAAATCGACCTCAAGCGCGGTGCGCGGCGCATCATCGCCCTGTTCCTGCTCACCGTGGCCACTGCCGTGGCCTGCCATAGCCTGCTGCACCTGCCACCGGTACTGGGCATGATGACGGGGCTGGGCTACCTGCAGTTCTTCGGCTACTACCTGCGCCGTACGCTACCCCGCTCGCTGGAACGCAAGCGTGAGCGCTACACCCGCGCGGGCGACGAGCGCCGCCTGGCCCAGCTCGGCAGCGTGGTACCGTTCGACGTATTCAACCGCGTCGCACGAGCCGAGTGGGACACCCTGCTGTTCTTCTATGGGGTAGTGATGTGCGTCGGAGGACTGGGCTTTCTCGGCTATCTGAGCCTGGTTTCCGAGCTGCTCTACAACGGCTGGGATGCCACCTGGGCCAATATCGCATTGGGTCTGGTTTCCGCCGTGGTGGACAACATTCCGGTGATGTTCGCCGTGCTGACCATGCAGCCGGAGATGTCTCATGGCCATTGGCTGTTGATTACGCTGACGGCCGGAGTCGGCGGCAGCCTGCTCTCCATCGGCTCCGCCGCCGGGGTTGCCTTGATGGGCCAGGCCCGCGGCTACTACACCTTTGCCGGGCATCTGCGCTGGACACCGGTGATCGCGCTGGGCTACGCCGCCAGCATCCTCGTTCACCTGTGGCTGAATGCCGCCAGCTTCCACGTCATGCAGTGA